A genomic region of Phragmites australis chromosome 2, lpPhrAust1.1, whole genome shotgun sequence contains the following coding sequences:
- the LOC133909323 gene encoding NAC domain-containing protein 48-like — protein sequence MPVSSPGTSFKPSSPLAALEEEENRAAATKEYNSPASIDPERETMSGGQDLLLPPGFRFHPTDEELVTHYLCRRCAGLPIAVPIIAEIDLYKVDPWQLPKMALYGEKEWYFFSPRDRKYPNGSRPNRAAGSGYWKATGADKPVGSPKPVAIKKALVFYAGKAPKGEKTNWIMHEYRLADVDRSARKKNSLRLDDWVLCRIYNKKGGLEKAPAVGAAAADRKPVFGGQAAMVRSPPEQKPFVEAPGGLPPAFANLAAYYDRPSDSMPRLRADSSCSDQVLSPDQFACDREVQSQPKISEWERTFASDPVNPAGSMLDPTGAGAGVGLGGDPLLQDILMYWGKPF from the exons ATGCCCGTCTCCTCGCCCGGAACAAGTTTCAagccctcctctcctcttgcTGCACTAGAAGAAGAGGAGAACAGAGCAGCAGCGACCAAAGAGTACAATTCGCCTGCTTCGATTGATCCGGAGAGGGAAACGATGAGCGGCGGTCAGGacctgctgctgccgccgggGTTCCGGTTCCACCCGACGGACGAGGAGCTGGTGACGCACTACCTCTGCCGCCGCTGCGCCGGCCTGCCCATCGCCGTCCCCATCATCGCCGAGATCGACCTCTACAAGGTCGACCCATGGCAGCTCCCGA AGATGGCGCTGTACGGCGAGAAGGAGTGGTACTTCTTCTCCCCGCGGGACCGCAAGTACCCGAATGGGTCGAGGCCCAACCGGGCGGCCGGGTCCGGGTACTGGAAGGCTACTGGCGCCGACAAACCGGTGGGCTCGCCCAAGCCCGTCGCCATTAAGAAGGCGCTCGTCTTCTACGCCGGCAAGGCGCCTAAGGGCGAGAAGACCAACTGGATCATGCACGAGTACCGCCTTGCCGACGTCGACCGCTCGGCACGCAAGAAGAACAGCCTCAGG TTGGATGATTGGGTCCTGTGTCGCATCTACAACAAGAAGGGCGGGCTGGAGAAGGCGCCGGCCGtcggcgcggccgcggcggacCGTAAGCCGGTGTTCGGCGGGCAGGCGGCCATGGTGCGCTCCCCGCCGGAGCAGAAGCCGTTCGTCGAGGCGCCAGGGGGCTTGCCGCCGGCGTTCGCGAACCTGGCGGCGTACTACGACCGGCCGTCGGACTCGATGCCGCGGCTGCGCGCGGACTCGAGCTGCTCGGATCAGGTGCTGTCGCCGGACCAGTTCGCGTGCGACCGGGAGGTGCAGAGCCAGCCCAAGATCAGCGAGTGGGAGCGCACCTTCGCCTCCGACCCCGTCAACCCCGCTGGCTCCATGCTCGACcccaccggcgccggcgctggcgtCGGCCTCGGCGGCGACCCGCTCCTGCAGGACATCCTCATGTACTGGGGCAAGCCGTTCTAG
- the LOC133909324 gene encoding uncharacterized protein LOC133909324: MRVREKAMPCRSARSRAAAAKMAVTAAAFFARRPCRPCARLGLGVGAQCRTGRRGLRTKPSAGVLRQNRRKFGVLSSLRKNSLECRRFYVRNLSAIHCSSRGYLDSVLISGTSKGFPQKVMHACGDPRPSGATRVSARKPELIQLTCTINLIVSSTHPYLSTTSPHVAPARSHPYFLGRPTAADSHVSRRHRRSQRGRVARRAARRLPETERPPTPALASLPGAWAPR; the protein is encoded by the exons ATGCGGGTGAGGGAAAAGGCGATGCCGTGCCGGTCTGCCAGATCCAGAGCGGCGGCAGCCAAGATGGCCGTGACGGCGGCAGCCTTCTTCGCTCGGCGGCCATGTCGCCCCTGCGCCAGACTAGGGCTCGGGGTCGGCGCGCAGTGCAGGACGGGGCGGCGGGGGCTCCGCACAAAACCGTCCGCGGGGGTTTTACGGCAAAATCGACGTAAATTCGGAGTTTTATCTTCTTTGCGTAAAAATAGTTTGGAATGTAGGAGGTTTTATGTAAGAAATTTGAGCGCTATTCACTGTAGCTCCAGGGGTTACTTGGACAGCGTGTTGATTTCAGGAACAAGTAAGGGCTTTCCGCAAAAAGTTATGCACGCGTGTGGGGATCCCAGGCCCAGCGGAGCGACGCGGGTTTCCGCCAGGAAGCCGGAGCTGATCCAACTTACGTGCACTATTAA CCTCATCGTCTCGTCGACTCATCCTTATCTATCCACCACCTCACCTCACGTCGCGCCCGCACGAAGCCACCCGTACTTTCTCGGCCGCCCCACCGCTGCCGACTCCCACGTGTCGCGCCGCCACCGGCGCTCCCAGCGCGGCCGTGTGGCCCGCCGTGCGGCCCGGCGCCTTCCCGAAACGGAACGGCCGCCCACGCCCGCGCTAGCGTCCCTCCCCGGCGCCTGGGCCCCACGCTGA